One window of the Pseudofrankia sp. DC12 genome contains the following:
- a CDS encoding nicotinate-nucleotide--dimethylbenzimidazole phosphoribosyltransferase, with protein sequence MENPQSAHAGTAAPGPESPTAVAAPASEAGTAPDPEPAATGTSRATGTGTTPETSAEPETITALEASAVLEVSPEPAPIGPIPEPDAAIAAAEQAAARGRARALDLPADGFGRLAEVSVWIAAAQGASPPRPITRARAVLLAADHGVAAGGLYPWPAGATARRAAAVAAGGSPLAVLARRGGVGLRVVDVAVADTADEATPAPATGYRVRAGNGRIDQDDALTVPELDLAFATGRRLADEEIDGGADLLVTGALGVGADTAAAVVIAALRDLEPIDVVDRGDGSDDERWMLRTAAIRDALRRVRPFASDPRSVLRVAGGADLAALTGLLIQAALRRTPVIIDGVPGCAAALTAERIAPGARAWWLVGAEPGDPAATHAVGTLGLRSFIDLKTRTDDGSGALAAATLVIDAVETAVDLDAAAATVRRPDDDLNIPDIT encoded by the coding sequence GTGGAGAACCCGCAGAGCGCCCACGCCGGGACCGCGGCCCCAGGCCCCGAGTCGCCGACGGCCGTAGCGGCCCCGGCGAGCGAGGCCGGCACGGCCCCGGACCCCGAGCCCGCCGCCACCGGGACCAGCAGAGCCACCGGGACCGGCACCACTCCCGAGACCAGCGCAGAACCCGAGACCATCACCGCTCTTGAGGCCAGCGCCGTTCTTGAGGTCAGCCCAGAGCCCGCGCCGATCGGCCCGATACCCGAACCGGACGCCGCCATCGCCGCCGCCGAGCAGGCCGCGGCGCGCGGCCGGGCCCGGGCGCTGGACCTACCGGCGGACGGGTTCGGCCGGCTGGCCGAGGTCTCGGTCTGGATCGCCGCCGCGCAGGGCGCCTCGCCGCCCCGGCCGATCACCCGCGCCCGGGCGGTCCTGCTCGCCGCCGACCACGGCGTCGCCGCGGGCGGCCTGTACCCGTGGCCGGCCGGCGCGACCGCGCGCCGGGCCGCCGCCGTCGCCGCCGGTGGCTCCCCGCTGGCCGTCCTCGCCCGCCGCGGCGGGGTCGGCCTCCGGGTCGTCGACGTCGCCGTCGCCGACACCGCGGACGAGGCCACTCCCGCCCCGGCCACCGGCTACCGCGTGCGCGCCGGCAACGGGCGGATCGACCAGGACGACGCGCTGACCGTCCCCGAGCTGGACCTGGCGTTCGCGACCGGCCGGCGGCTGGCCGACGAGGAGATCGACGGCGGGGCCGACCTACTGGTCACGGGCGCGCTCGGCGTCGGCGCGGATACCGCGGCCGCCGTCGTCATCGCCGCGTTGCGTGACCTCGAGCCGATCGACGTCGTCGACCGGGGCGACGGGTCGGACGACGAGCGGTGGATGCTGCGCACCGCGGCCATCCGGGACGCGCTGCGCCGGGTCCGACCGTTCGCCTCCGACCCGCGCTCGGTGCTGCGGGTGGCCGGTGGCGCGGACCTCGCGGCGCTGACCGGCCTGCTGATCCAGGCCGCCCTGCGGCGCACCCCGGTGATCATCGACGGCGTGCCGGGCTGTGCCGCAGCGCTGACCGCCGAGCGGATCGCCCCCGGGGCGCGGGCGTGGTGGCTGGTAGGCGCCGAGCCCGGCGACCCGGCGGCGACGCACGCCGTCGGCACGCTCGGTCTGCGGTCGTTCATCGACCTGAAGACCCGCACCGACGACGGCAGCGGCGCGCTCGCGGCCGCCACGCTGGTGATCGACGCTGTGGAGACAGCCGTCGACCTGGACGCCGCCGCGGCGACCGTCAGACGACCCGACGACGACCTCAACATCCCGGACATCACCTGA
- a CDS encoding ATP-binding protein yields MARWFNTAGPCNPSNHYMIPASARLPEVPRLVERLSYFVVHAPRQTGKTTTLGALARELTAGGGHAALLTSCEPGRPWGDDVGAATRAILDRLRADARVTLPPELRPPLWPEASDGGLLGAALQAWSEACPRPVVLFLDEIDALEGRTLVSVLGQLRSGAGGRPEGFPSSVALCGLRDLRDYKAAAGGDPVRLGGPSPFNIIVKSLRLGDFDLDDVRELYGQHTAETGQVFTAEAVGKVMELTAGQPWLVNALAAEIVDEMEVPPAEPISAGHVEEAKERLIRARATHLDSLADKLNEPRVRVIIEPVLAGTEPAVDPPADDVQYARDLGLLAQTPPVRIANPIYREVVARVLTDRVLEFSADAPGPRAFVLVDGRLDIPGLLNEFTRFWRANGDILMSRQVYHEAAPHLVLMAFLQRVINGGGYVDREYGVGRGRIDLLVRWPYPGPAGRPAVQREAFELKARADGDADPLAKGLAQLDSYLDRLALDTGTLVIFDRRPTAKPIAERTALSATTSATGRTITLLRA; encoded by the coding sequence ATGGCTCGCTGGTTCAACACGGCTGGGCCCTGCAACCCGTCGAATCACTACATGATCCCGGCCTCCGCGCGGCTCCCGGAGGTTCCGCGGCTCGTCGAGCGCCTGTCGTACTTCGTGGTGCATGCGCCGCGGCAGACCGGGAAGACGACCACGCTGGGCGCACTGGCGCGGGAGCTGACGGCCGGTGGCGGGCACGCCGCGCTGCTGACTTCCTGTGAGCCCGGGCGGCCCTGGGGCGATGACGTGGGTGCGGCTACCCGAGCGATCCTCGACCGGCTTCGTGCCGACGCACGGGTCACGCTGCCGCCGGAGCTGCGCCCGCCGCTGTGGCCCGAAGCGTCGGATGGTGGCCTGCTGGGCGCCGCGCTGCAGGCGTGGTCGGAGGCCTGCCCGAGGCCTGTTGTGCTGTTTCTTGACGAGATCGACGCCTTGGAGGGCAGGACGCTGGTCAGCGTCCTCGGTCAGCTGCGCAGCGGCGCGGGTGGCCGGCCGGAGGGCTTCCCCTCGTCCGTCGCGCTCTGCGGCCTCCGCGACCTTCGCGACTACAAAGCAGCGGCGGGCGGCGACCCGGTCCGGCTCGGCGGGCCGAGCCCGTTCAACATCATCGTTAAGTCGCTGCGGCTGGGTGACTTCGACCTCGACGACGTGCGCGAGCTTTACGGGCAGCACACCGCAGAAACCGGCCAGGTCTTCACCGCGGAAGCTGTTGGCAAGGTCATGGAGCTGACAGCCGGCCAGCCCTGGCTGGTGAACGCCCTTGCCGCGGAAATCGTCGACGAGATGGAAGTACCGCCGGCCGAGCCGATCAGCGCGGGCCATGTGGAGGAAGCGAAAGAACGGCTCATCCGCGCCCGGGCAACCCACCTTGACTCGCTCGCTGACAAGCTCAACGAGCCCAGGGTCCGCGTCATCATCGAACCCGTGCTGGCTGGGACCGAGCCTGCCGTCGACCCGCCAGCCGATGACGTCCAGTACGCCCGCGATCTCGGTCTGCTCGCGCAGACCCCACCGGTCCGCATCGCCAACCCGATCTACCGGGAGGTCGTCGCCAGGGTCCTTACCGACCGCGTGCTTGAGTTCTCGGCTGACGCGCCCGGGCCGCGTGCGTTCGTCCTCGTCGACGGCCGCCTCGACATTCCCGGCCTCCTCAACGAGTTCACCAGATTCTGGAGGGCCAACGGCGACATTCTGATGTCTCGCCAGGTCTATCACGAGGCCGCGCCCCACCTCGTCCTCATGGCCTTCCTCCAGCGCGTCATCAATGGCGGAGGCTATGTCGACCGGGAGTACGGCGTCGGCCGCGGCCGCATCGACCTCCTCGTCCGCTGGCCCTACCCGGGGCCAGCCGGGAGACCCGCCGTCCAGCGAGAGGCGTTCGAGCTCAAGGCCCGCGCCGACGGTGACGCGGACCCGCTCGCCAAGGGCCTCGCTCAGCTCGACAGCTACCTCGACCGCCTGGCCCTCGACACCGGCACCCTCGTCATCTTCGACCGCCGCCCCACAGCCAAGCCCATCGCGGAACGCACAGCCCTCTCTGCCACGACCAGCGCCACCGGTCGCACCATCACCCTCCTGCGCGCCTGA
- a CDS encoding nicotinate-nucleotide--dimethylbenzimidazole phosphoribosyltransferase yields the protein MVTGTLGVGADTAAAVVVAALRDLEPIDVVDRGDGSDDERWMLRTAAIRDALRRARPFAADPRSVLQVAGGADLAALCGLLVQAALRQTPVIIDGAPGRAAALAAERIAPGARVVAGWAPSPATRRRSTSSARSVCGH from the coding sequence CTGGTCACGGGCACGCTCGGCGTCGGCGCGGACACCGCCGCCGCGGTCGTCGTCGCCGCGCTGCGCGACCTCGAGCCGATCGACGTCGTCGACCGCGGCGACGGCTCGGACGACGAGCGGTGGATGCTGCGTACGGCGGCGATCCGCGACGCGCTGCGCCGGGCCCGGCCGTTCGCCGCCGACCCGCGCTCGGTGCTGCAGGTCGCCGGCGGCGCCGACCTCGCCGCGCTCTGCGGACTGCTCGTCCAGGCCGCGCTGCGGCAAACTCCGGTGATCATCGACGGCGCGCCTGGCCGCGCCGCGGCGCTCGCCGCCGAGCGGATCGCGCCCGGCGCGCGCGTGGTGGCTGGTTGGGCGCCGAGTCCAGCGACCCGTCGGCGAAGCACGTCGTCGGCACGCTCGGTCTGCGGTCACTGA
- a CDS encoding NB-ARC domain-containing protein — MLPDRWGSSPERWRVGERRRVFLSHTGELRQYPRDLSFVAAAERAVARAGDVAVDMAYFGAHDEPPADFCAAQVRASDVYVGLIGFRYGSPTREQPDLSYTQLEFEAATQAGIPRLVFLLADDSVVPIQEFSDLSYGDRQRRFRDELRAAGIITTAFRSPADLETAVLDALVKLRDRQREQAESSAGPANGLVRSGGGGATVLVVGVGGAAPGPAALGTGGRRPWMVPSRRGKVVARPELTGQVLDRLLEPRGQSGAPQVVVLRGVGGFGKTTLAAEVCRRPEIAGAFPGGVLWVTLGESVSGATLADKINDLSEALSGVRPALADPEQAGFRLGELLGSPPRLLVVDDVWVRGQLAPFLQGGPGCVRLVTTRMRDLPPDAGLADRIEVAGMAEAEAERLLTLDLAGPGSALAVRADRAGAVSLPPVRVEAADDGWPPADGSAPAAGLLPVDRMHQLLDATGRWPVLLLLVNRALVRMVRDGVPPARAADRVLRRLDRRGPTAFDVTRLEDRNQAVEATLSASVGLLTGDELDRYLELAIFPEDADIPRYVLEAYWGATGDLSPDEVDDLCQELADLSLVLAYHRHPPALLLQDVLRSYLRVRVGEERLRELHGVLCDALRDRLLGAAGAGGPGLDGEDLDDGLGPVIPAPVAGATPAEPAQWWRLPAGAGYVWTHLTAHLAGAGRVDEVLALVRDLRWTAAKLGRPGLGLVALDADLALARELAPADRAPRALRRMLRQTAHLFSPTEPPEALDAVLLSRLDGLPALAEPLARFAGTVTGPRLVNRWSLPDQPHPGLVRVLPGHYHSWVDACVISPAGDWLASASSDGTVRLWEADTGAARATLAGHRGAVHACAIAPSGDWLVSGGADGTARVWPAAGGQARLDLPGHDGAVRGVAVAPAGDWLASCGDDGTVRYWDTATGRPGPVVTVAAGQPVRDVAISPDGRLLAAACEDGQIRLFADDGVPAGRLVGHRGPVRRLATCSGPHWLASVGQDGIAYRWDPAAGVAVARYDLGATGPARGCALSADGGWLAATASDGIVRLWETATGARHQLVGPSGTAAVCALAADGTWLVSAGRHGVLRIWDVRSADADVAPGGRDEGMRACVASNDGTWIVSVSEDSTAVQWDVATAEPRAALAGERLSPNRGGAIAPDDSWVAVPGRDGGVRLWEPATGTIRAVLSAPSEVRGYAVGPDGSWLAGACRDGVTRMWDTQSGEWLASFAGREPRAGAAAAGGPVQPGAAAVGDPHRGCVVAPDGSWVAVGGGQRDILVWDVATLEPLAVLSGHSNEVLGLAVAPDGRFLVSAGADHTVRVWWTDGWRAGPVLDGHSHTVRAAAVSADGAFVASAGGDGSARVWETTGWRCVTLMRFDGAARDCAWLPDGRGLVVAASGGLYLYDLVLD, encoded by the coding sequence GTGTTGCCGGATCGGTGGGGATCGTCCCCGGAGCGATGGCGGGTCGGCGAGCGCCGTCGGGTCTTCCTCAGCCACACGGGTGAGCTGCGCCAGTACCCGCGCGACCTGTCGTTCGTCGCCGCGGCCGAGCGCGCGGTGGCCCGGGCCGGTGACGTCGCCGTCGACATGGCCTACTTCGGGGCTCACGACGAGCCGCCGGCCGACTTCTGCGCCGCGCAGGTGCGGGCGAGCGACGTCTACGTCGGCCTGATCGGGTTCCGGTACGGCTCGCCGACCCGGGAGCAGCCGGACCTCTCCTACACCCAGCTGGAGTTCGAGGCCGCCACCCAGGCCGGGATCCCGCGGCTGGTCTTCCTGCTCGCCGACGACTCCGTCGTCCCGATCCAGGAGTTCTCCGACCTGTCCTACGGCGACCGGCAGCGCAGGTTCCGCGACGAGCTGCGGGCTGCCGGCATCATCACCACGGCCTTCCGCTCGCCGGCGGACCTGGAGACCGCGGTGCTGGACGCCCTGGTCAAGCTGCGCGACCGCCAGCGCGAGCAGGCCGAGTCCTCGGCGGGGCCGGCCAACGGCCTGGTCCGGTCCGGTGGTGGTGGCGCGACCGTGCTGGTGGTCGGCGTCGGCGGCGCCGCCCCCGGGCCTGCGGCGCTGGGCACCGGCGGCCGCCGTCCGTGGATGGTGCCGTCGCGGCGCGGCAAGGTGGTGGCCCGCCCGGAGCTCACCGGACAGGTGCTCGACCGGCTGCTGGAGCCGCGCGGCCAGAGTGGGGCGCCGCAGGTCGTCGTGCTGCGCGGGGTCGGCGGGTTCGGGAAGACGACGCTCGCCGCGGAGGTCTGCCGGCGGCCGGAGATCGCCGGGGCGTTCCCCGGCGGCGTGCTGTGGGTGACGCTGGGCGAGTCCGTCAGCGGTGCCACCCTGGCCGACAAGATCAACGACCTGAGTGAGGCACTGTCCGGCGTCCGGCCGGCGCTCGCGGACCCGGAGCAGGCCGGCTTCCGGCTCGGCGAGCTGCTCGGCTCGCCGCCGCGGCTGCTCGTCGTCGACGACGTGTGGGTCCGCGGCCAGCTCGCCCCGTTTCTGCAGGGCGGGCCGGGCTGTGTCCGGCTGGTCACCACCCGGATGCGCGACCTGCCGCCGGACGCCGGCCTCGCCGACCGGATCGAGGTCGCGGGGATGGCCGAGGCCGAGGCCGAGCGGCTGCTCACCCTCGACCTCGCCGGTCCCGGTTCGGCGCTGGCTGTGCGCGCCGACCGGGCCGGCGCGGTGAGCCTGCCGCCGGTTCGGGTCGAGGCGGCCGACGACGGGTGGCCGCCGGCCGACGGTTCGGCGCCGGCCGCCGGGCTGCTGCCGGTGGACCGGATGCACCAGCTGCTCGACGCGACCGGCCGCTGGCCGGTGCTGCTGCTGCTGGTCAACCGGGCGCTGGTGCGGATGGTGCGCGACGGCGTGCCGCCCGCCCGCGCCGCCGACCGGGTCCTGCGCCGGCTGGACCGACGCGGCCCGACCGCCTTCGACGTCACCCGGCTGGAGGACCGCAACCAGGCGGTCGAGGCGACCCTGTCGGCCAGCGTCGGCCTGCTCACCGGCGACGAGCTCGACCGGTACCTGGAGCTGGCGATCTTCCCGGAGGACGCCGACATCCCTCGCTACGTCCTGGAGGCCTACTGGGGCGCCACCGGCGACCTGAGCCCCGACGAGGTCGACGACCTGTGTCAGGAGCTCGCGGACCTGTCGCTGGTGCTCGCCTACCACCGGCACCCGCCGGCCCTGCTGCTCCAGGACGTGCTGCGCTCCTACCTGCGGGTCCGCGTCGGCGAGGAGCGGCTGCGCGAGCTGCACGGGGTGCTGTGCGACGCGTTGCGCGACCGGCTGCTCGGCGCGGCCGGCGCTGGCGGCCCTGGCCTGGACGGCGAGGACCTGGACGACGGCCTCGGCCCGGTGATCCCGGCGCCGGTCGCCGGCGCGACGCCCGCCGAGCCGGCGCAGTGGTGGCGGCTGCCGGCCGGGGCCGGCTACGTGTGGACGCACCTGACCGCGCACCTGGCCGGCGCCGGCCGGGTCGACGAGGTGCTCGCGCTGGTGCGGGACCTGCGGTGGACGGCGGCGAAGCTGGGCCGGCCCGGCCTCGGCCTGGTCGCCCTGGACGCCGATCTCGCCCTGGCCCGGGAGCTGGCGCCGGCCGACCGGGCACCGCGCGCGCTTCGCCGGATGCTGCGCCAGACCGCGCACCTGTTCAGCCCGACGGAACCGCCGGAGGCACTGGACGCGGTACTGCTCAGCCGGCTCGACGGCCTGCCCGCGCTGGCCGAGCCGCTGGCCCGGTTCGCCGGCACGGTGACCGGGCCGCGGCTGGTCAACCGGTGGAGCCTGCCGGACCAGCCCCATCCGGGCCTGGTCCGGGTGCTGCCGGGCCATTACCACTCCTGGGTCGACGCCTGCGTGATCTCGCCGGCCGGCGACTGGTTGGCCTCCGCCAGCTCCGACGGCACCGTCCGGCTCTGGGAGGCCGACACCGGTGCGGCCCGCGCGACCCTGGCCGGGCACCGCGGCGCGGTGCACGCCTGCGCGATCGCGCCGAGCGGTGACTGGCTGGTGTCCGGCGGCGCGGATGGCACGGCGCGGGTCTGGCCAGCGGCCGGCGGTCAGGCCCGGCTTGACCTGCCCGGCCACGACGGCGCCGTGCGCGGCGTGGCGGTCGCCCCGGCCGGGGACTGGCTGGCCAGCTGCGGCGACGACGGCACGGTGCGGTACTGGGACACGGCGACCGGCCGCCCCGGCCCCGTGGTCACGGTCGCGGCGGGGCAGCCGGTGCGGGATGTCGCGATCAGCCCGGACGGCCGGCTGCTCGCGGCGGCCTGCGAGGACGGTCAGATCCGGCTGTTCGCCGACGACGGCGTCCCGGCTGGCCGGTTGGTTGGCCATCGCGGCCCGGTGCGCCGGCTGGCCACCTGTAGCGGGCCGCACTGGCTCGCCTCGGTGGGCCAGGACGGCATCGCGTATCGCTGGGACCCGGCGGCTGGCGTGGCCGTCGCCCGCTACGACCTGGGCGCGACCGGCCCGGCGCGGGGCTGCGCGCTGTCCGCGGACGGAGGTTGGCTGGCCGCGACCGCGTCCGACGGGATCGTGCGGCTCTGGGAGACGGCGACGGGCGCGCGCCACCAGCTCGTCGGCCCGAGCGGGACGGCGGCCGTCTGCGCGCTGGCGGCCGACGGGACCTGGCTGGTCTCCGCCGGGCGGCACGGCGTCCTGCGGATCTGGGACGTGCGGTCCGCGGACGCCGACGTCGCGCCGGGCGGGCGGGACGAGGGGATGCGCGCCTGCGTCGCCAGCAACGACGGAACCTGGATCGTCTCGGTCTCCGAGGACTCGACCGCGGTCCAGTGGGACGTGGCTACCGCCGAGCCCCGCGCGGCGCTGGCTGGGGAGCGGCTGAGCCCGAACCGCGGCGGCGCGATCGCGCCCGACGACAGCTGGGTCGCGGTGCCTGGCCGCGACGGCGGAGTGCGGCTGTGGGAGCCGGCGACCGGCACCATCCGGGCGGTGCTGAGCGCGCCGAGCGAGGTGCGTGGCTATGCCGTCGGACCGGACGGCTCCTGGCTGGCCGGCGCCTGCCGGGACGGCGTCACGCGGATGTGGGACACCCAGAGCGGCGAGTGGCTCGCCTCGTTTGCCGGCCGGGAGCCGCGGGCGGGCGCCGCGGCCGCAGGCGGGCCGGTCCAGCCCGGGGCGGCGGCGGTCGGGGACCCGCACCGGGGATGCGTCGTCGCGCCGGACGGCTCGTGGGTGGCCGTCGGCGGCGGCCAGCGCGACATCCTGGTCTGGGACGTCGCGACGCTTGAGCCACTCGCCGTGCTGTCCGGGCACTCGAACGAGGTGCTGGGCCTCGCGGTCGCCCCCGACGGCCGGTTCCTGGTCTCGGCCGGCGCCGACCACACGGTGCGGGTCTGGTGGACCGACGGCTGGCGAGCCGGTCCGGTCCTCGACGGCCACAGCCACACGGTGCGCGCCGCGGCGGTCAGCGCCGACGGGGCGTTCGTCGCGAGCGCGGGCGGCGACGGCTCGGCCCGGGTCTGGGAGACCACGGGCTGGCGGTGCGTCACGCTGATGCGTTTCGACGGGGCGGCCCGTGACTGCGCCTGGCTGCCCGACGGCCGCGGGCTCGTCGTCGCGGCGTCCGGCGGGCTCTACCTGTACGACCTCGTCCTGGACTGA